The Arachis hypogaea cultivar Tifrunner chromosome 19, arahy.Tifrunner.gnm2.J5K5, whole genome shotgun sequence genome has a window encoding:
- the LOC112778561 gene encoding uncharacterized protein: protein MDVSKDWMDTPRHEKEYQLGVEKFLHFAFSSPGIPQGEEIQCPCAKCCNRLWLRRDVVYDHLICDGFVKGYRRWFNHGESLVAMDVDSDTDEEYNCNDNIDELLRDRFRDTTEVDGHNMGPNEGAKAFYKLVDEASQELYPGCKGFTRLSFTICLYLLKCLHGWSNASFTSLLELLKEGMPHLNIPTSFDKTKNMVKNLGLDYQKIDACRNDCMLYRNGHKNDSSCHVCGTSRYIEHHVEEDDATSSKKPRKVAAKTLRHFPLIPRLQRLFMCTRTVEAMSWHHNERVKDGSLRHPADGESWKAFDSRHEDFAKEPRNVRLGLASDRFNLF, encoded by the coding sequence ATGGATGTGTCCAAGGATTGGATGGATACACCACGTCATGAAAAAGAATATCAACTCGGTGTAGAAAAGTTTTTACACTTTGCTTTTTCATCACCGGGAATTCCTCAAGGGGAAGAAATTCAATGCCCATGTGCAAAGTGTTGTAATAGACTTTGGTTAAGGAGAGATGTCGTGTATGACCATCTAATATGCGATGGATTCGTAAAAGGTTATAGGCGGTGGTTTAATCATGGGGAATCACTTGTTGCTATGGATGTTGACAGTGACACAGATGAGGAATATAACTGCAATGATAACATTGATGAGTTGTTACGTGATAGATTCAGAGATACTACAGAAGTTGATGGACATAACATGGGGCCTAACGAAGGTGCAAAAGCATTTTATAAATTGGTAGACGAGGCAAGCCAAGAACTATACCCTGGATGTAAAGGATTCACAAGATTATCCTTTACCATCTGTCTTTACTTGTTAAAATGCTTGCATGGTTGGAGTAATGCGTCGTTCACTTCTCTCTTAGAATTATTGAAAGAAGGAATGCCACATTTGAATATTCCTACTTCTTTTGATAAAACGAAGAATATGGTGAAAAATTTGGGTCTTGACTACCAAAAGATCGATGCATGTCGCAATGATTGCATGTTGTATCGGAACGGGCATAAGAATGACTCATCTTGCCATGTCTGTGGAACATCCCGTTATATTGAGCATCATGTAGAAGAGGACGATGCTACCTCATCTAAAAAGCCTCGTAAAGTTGCTGCAAAAACTCTAAGGCATTTCCCCCTGATTCCCAGACTTCAAAGGCTTTTTATGTGCACAAGGACGGTTGAAGCTATGTCTTGGCATCATAATGAACGTGTTAAAGATGGGTCATTAAGGCATCCTGCCGATGGTGAATCTTGGAAAGCATTTGACAGTCGACATGAAGATTTTGCAAAGGAGCCTCGTAATGTGAGACTTGGCTTAGCAAGCGATAGATTCAATCTGTTTTGA
- the LOC112778562 gene encoding uncharacterized protein: MKPDYFMLSLLIPGPQSPGNDIDVFLQPLIEKLKELWELGVETYDSKENKTFNMRACLLWTINDFPAYAMLSGWSTKGKLACPCCNDETSSIYLKHSHKTLLDGTTVFHILQGVENSFGKKQRRSKNGISNWKKRSIFFDLPYWKFNMFRHNLDVMHIEKNIVDSIIGTLLDISGKTKDHAAARFDLKDMGIRKNLQPRDTNDGKRTKLANACFSMTTAEKTIFCSVLKGAKLPDGSASNIARCVQQTEKKISGYKTHDAHFMLHYLLQVPIKSILPDHVAIALVHLCSFFRRICQKVISLDEVVNLEAEIAKTLCQLERIFPPSFFDIMVHLPIHLANEVRLGGPVQYRWMYPIERYMCTLKSYVRNRSRSEGSIAEGYLANECINFCSRYLPEDVQTRFNRVPRNNDECVSDELRTPSLFPSKGCPLGGKMGDLFIEHEEAVNDNNPRRTKWEKAKDHSQQFSEWFKTRAMKKDVPGWAKGLARGPNRVAKRFSGYVINVYRFHTRHRDARHKIQNSGVTLEALTPNFATVKDKNPIEAKVTYYGRIVDIKKCYQEEPFVLASQVNQCFYVQDPYVSDKHYVMKTIRRDLFRISDDLESDSPIIYAREPCEPEVIPSLPNDNGEVDLVRNDLRATIIDMAPNMFAKQHGEEDDEESEYEYVEDSDSETS; the protein is encoded by the exons ATGAAGCCTGATTATTTTATGCTCTCTTTACTCATTCCTGGCCCACAATCACCGGGAAATGATATTGATGTCTTTCTTCAACCactaattgaaaaattaaaagaattgtgGGAGTTAGGTGTCGAAACATATGATTCCAAAGAGAACAAAACATTCAACATGAGAGCATGTCTTTTATGGACAATTAACGACTTCCCTGCGTATGCTATGTTATCTGGGTGGAGTACAAAGGGAAAATTGGCTTGTCCATGTTGTAATGATGAAACTTCTTCTATATATCTGAAACATAGCCACAAGACT TTGTTAGATGGAACAACTGTATTTCATATATTGCAAGGGGTAGAAAATTCTTTTGGGAAGAAGCAAAGGAGATCAAAGAATGGCATTTCAAATTGGAAAAAGCGGTCAATCTTTTTTGATTTACCATATTGGAAGTTCAACATGTTTAGACACAACCTTGATGTCATGCACATAGAAAAGAATATAGTTGATAGCATTATTGGAACTCTTTTGGATATTTCTGGAAAGACAAAAGATCATGCAGCTGCGCGTTTTGACCTTAAAGACATGGGTATCAGGAAAAACCTTCAACCAAGAGATACGAATGATGGTAAAAGAACTAAGTTAGCAAATGCATGCTTCTCAATGACTACAGCAGAGAAAACAATCTTTTGTAGTGTGTTAAAAGGGGCAAAGTTACCAGACGGCAGTGCTTCCAATATCGCTCGATGTGTGCAgcaaacagaaaagaagatttcTGGTTACAAGACCCATGATGCTCATTTCATGTTACATTACTTGTTGCAAGTACCGATCAAAAGCATACTTCCTGACCATGTTGCCATCGCTTTAGTTCACTTATGTTCATTTTTTCGCCGGATATGTCAGAAGGTAATTAGCCTAGATGAGGTAGTTAACTTAGAAGCAGAGATTGCTAAGACATTATGCCAATTGGAGAGGATTTTTCCTCCAAGCTTTTTTGACATAATGGTGCACTTGCCTATCCATTTGGCAAATGAAGTGAGGTTAGGTGGTCCAGTTCAATATCGTTGGATGTACCCTATTGAACGATATATGTGCACACTAAAATCGTATGTTCGTAACAGAAGTCGTTCAGAAGGATCCATTGCCGAAGGATATTTGGCGAATGAGTGTATTAATTTTTGCTCAAGATATTTGCCTGAAGATGTCCAGACAAGATTCAACAGAGTGCCTCGAAACAATGATGAGTGTGTTTCAGATGAGCTGCGAACTCCGAGTTTGTTTCCAAGCAAAGGATGTCCTTTGGGTGGAAAAATGGGAGATTTGTtcat AGAGCATGAGGAGGCAGTAAATGACAACAATCCACGaagaacaaagtgggagaaagccAAAGACCATAGTCAACAGTTCTCAGAATGGTTTAAAACTCGTGCCATGAAAAAGGATGTGCCTGGTTGGGCAAAAGGGTTGGCAAGGGGTCCAAATAGAGTTGCAAAAAGATTTTCAGGTTATGTTATCAATGTGTATAGGTTCCATACAAGGCACCGTGATGCGAGACATAAAATCCAAAATAGTGGTGTCACATTGGAGGCATTGACTCCTAATTTTGCTACTGTGAAAGATAAGAACCCAATTGAAGCAAAAGTAACCTACTATGGTAGAATAGTTGATAT TAAAAAatgctaccaagaagaaccatttGTCCTAGCATCCCAAGTAAACCAATGCTTTTATGTACAAGACCCATATGTGAGTGACAAACACTATGTTATGAAAACAATTCGAAGAGATTTATTTAGGATAAGTGATGACCTTGAGTCTGATTCCCCCATAATATATGCAAGGGAGCCATGTGAACCTGAAGTGATTCCCAGTCTCCCAAATGATAATGGCGAAGTTGATCTAGTGAGGAATGATCTACGAGCAACTATTATAGATATGGCTCCAAATATGTTTGCCAAACAACATGGTGAGGAAGATGATGAGGAAAGCGAATACGAGTACGTAGAGGACTCTGATTCTGAAACTTCTTGA